The proteins below are encoded in one region of Candidatus Thiodiazotropha sp. LNASS1:
- a CDS encoding DUF2169 domain-containing protein — MSMLPDGRELLVVVVKGTFTMPERGGQPGYSEPQKPLVEADVYTGEPGISAPLYELDYAPFKRHCDVLLVGSAYSPREKPASRVEVTLRLGPLLKSFAVTGDRFWESGNVAIRPGYAGIFDRMPISYDRAFGGVDDNHKNKNKHSVFMKNPVGKGYHRELNRSFVNGSPMPNTEELKRPVTMPNGTYSPMSFGPVGRGWVPRLQLAGTYDQNWRDNIFPLPPADFDSAYFQSAPADQQIPYPQGGERVFLENLTVEGHTGFTLPEIDVPVVFFYQMGKSIEKKAVIDTIVLEPDQGLFTMTWRTFIPLNKNILEIPQILIGRKSKGWWRARELGKVYYPSLEHMVRDRMKQSVVKD; from the coding sequence ATGAGTATGCTGCCCGATGGCCGTGAGCTACTTGTGGTTGTAGTAAAAGGTACTTTCACTATGCCTGAGAGGGGCGGACAGCCTGGCTATTCCGAACCACAAAAGCCATTGGTTGAGGCGGATGTCTATACAGGTGAGCCTGGCATTTCCGCACCGCTCTATGAACTTGATTATGCACCTTTCAAACGGCACTGCGATGTTCTATTGGTCGGAAGTGCTTACTCGCCTAGAGAAAAGCCGGCATCAAGAGTTGAAGTAACCTTGAGATTGGGACCCCTGCTAAAATCATTCGCCGTTACAGGCGATCGCTTTTGGGAATCGGGTAATGTTGCAATTCGACCTGGCTATGCAGGTATCTTTGATAGAATGCCGATCAGCTATGATCGTGCATTCGGTGGTGTAGATGATAATCATAAAAATAAGAATAAGCACAGTGTATTCATGAAGAATCCTGTCGGTAAGGGTTACCACCGAGAATTGAACCGGTCTTTTGTCAATGGTTCGCCAATGCCGAACACGGAGGAGCTGAAACGACCAGTGACCATGCCAAATGGAACTTATTCCCCGATGTCGTTCGGTCCCGTGGGAAGAGGCTGGGTTCCGAGACTCCAACTGGCAGGTACCTACGATCAGAACTGGCGAGACAATATCTTTCCGTTACCACCTGCAGATTTTGATTCTGCCTACTTTCAGTCGGCACCTGCGGATCAACAGATTCCCTATCCTCAAGGTGGAGAGCGTGTGTTTCTGGAAAACCTGACGGTGGAGGGGCATACCGGTTTCACCTTACCTGAGATAGATGTGCCTGTTGTTTTCTTTTATCAAATGGGGAAGAGCATTGAAAAAAAGGCAGTGATAGACACTATCGTTCTGGAACCTGACCAGGGCCTGTTCACAATGACTTGGCGTACCTTTATACCGCTAAACAAAAATATTCTAGAGATACCTCAGATACTGATCGGAAGAAAATCAAAAGGCTGGTGGCGTGCACGTGAGTTGGGGAAAGTCTATTACCCATCACTGGAGCATATGGTACGAGATAGAATGAAGCAGTCTGTTGTCAAAGATTGA
- a CDS encoding GNAT family N-acetyltransferase → MANNDMLIKLFNMDIDWSFISQQAERQVTIRKPIGPDQCAVLSWAERHFPQTWLGEFQRALNNTPCSCFIAQRESSLLGIACYDATALGFFGPLGVVESARGNGIGSSLTKACLLDMRLKGYGYAVAGMADASDFYRKVANAVEIPDSSPGIYQSTLALKAPPD, encoded by the coding sequence ATGGCAAATAATGACATGCTTATCAAGCTGTTCAATATGGATATCGATTGGAGTTTCATCTCACAGCAGGCAGAACGACAGGTGACTATTCGCAAACCGATTGGTCCCGACCAATGTGCGGTCCTTTCCTGGGCTGAAAGGCACTTTCCACAAACCTGGCTAGGGGAGTTTCAGCGGGCACTGAATAACACACCATGTTCATGTTTTATCGCACAACGTGAGTCATCTCTGCTTGGGATTGCCTGTTACGATGCTACCGCACTCGGTTTTTTTGGTCCCTTAGGTGTTGTTGAGTCAGCACGCGGCAATGGTATCGGCAGTTCACTGACCAAAGCATGCCTGTTGGATATGCGACTGAAAGGCTATGGCTATGCAGTAGCAGGCATGGCGGACGCATCTGATTTCTACCGCAAGGTCGCTAATGCGGTTGAGATCCCCGACTCCAGCCCGGGTATCTATCAATCCACACTAGCACTGAAAGCCCCCCCTGATTAA
- a CDS encoding YkgJ family cysteine cluster protein, whose amino-acid sequence MTDVNPQTETVNAEIRIGNRSIHFSAQFTNEAIELHELLPFFQNITDKVVEIAIAEVIESGKRISCHSGCGACCSQLVPISKAEGAALLNLIESLPEARRSEVRSRFAKNMAALEETGHGLFDKLEMAALDHDKERIKAIGLAYFDLNLPCPFLQDQSCSIHPHRPLSCREFLVVSDPAYCAKPDPAVVENVVLPKRVSSILYNLSSRDSNSDTGFMPLIQLLASAESIKTGQPAPAPAMDWVNRFLERLGG is encoded by the coding sequence TTGACGGACGTCAACCCACAAACAGAGACTGTAAATGCTGAAATCCGCATTGGCAACCGCAGCATTCACTTTTCTGCCCAGTTTACCAATGAAGCGATTGAGTTGCATGAGTTACTCCCATTCTTCCAGAATATTACTGATAAAGTGGTTGAAATCGCGATTGCCGAGGTGATTGAGAGCGGTAAGCGGATTTCCTGTCATAGTGGATGTGGTGCCTGTTGCTCTCAACTGGTACCCATCAGTAAAGCAGAAGGTGCAGCTCTGTTAAACCTCATAGAATCATTGCCTGAGGCAAGACGTTCAGAAGTGAGATCGAGGTTTGCGAAGAACATGGCCGCACTGGAGGAAACGGGCCACGGATTATTCGATAAGCTGGAGATGGCTGCGCTTGATCATGACAAGGAACGAATCAAGGCCATTGGCCTGGCTTATTTCGATCTCAACCTGCCATGCCCTTTCTTGCAGGATCAATCCTGTTCGATACATCCACATCGACCGTTGAGCTGCCGGGAATTTCTGGTAGTCTCCGATCCTGCCTATTGTGCCAAGCCCGATCCGGCGGTGGTGGAAAACGTGGTCCTGCCAAAAAGAGTCTCTTCGATTCTCTATAACCTGAGCAGCCGGGATTCAAACAGCGATACCGGTTTCATGCCCTTGATCCAACTATTGGCAAGTGCAGAGTCGATCAAAACCGGACAACCGGCCCCTGCACCTGCCATGGATTGGGTGAATCGTTTTCTAGAACGCCTTGGCGGCTAA
- a CDS encoding autotransporter domain-containing protein → MVYCGKTTQPLRLISKSLLYLSALLLALNSMSAFAVYDVSPTSTDFGTVTVGSSSGASTVTFTSFNTSGLISFSSISASGSYSITNNCPMIINGLSLGPGASCTVNVVFTPQVSGAHNGQLTFVGSDEGIDFTAQVALSGIGVANQFGSLSFSPSTLNFGSTTVDSTSSSVPVILTNTGNASVSINTITTTAPFAQSNDCPSQLSANSNCTIMVSATPTTTGTVSESLTVDATGPQGAILESIALNVEGIAPDLVVSDTTLSFPDSTVDTSSQPLVVTVTNQGTASLMVNSITTEGDFSQTNDCGTEIAAGSSCDIQVVFTPQSTGAASGALNIDTSDGLSRIVLSGSADAAPSTNPVADLLRPFSGDNPNILSLIDVIAEACPSGRLSDRLQEDCNAVVGAAIDGDSNTQVALFQVSPETATKANTTSRQGGETQIRNLGTRISALRAGARGLSFKGLDLQIDDQNLPIEMIAKAYQDAGRRGGGASADNQLLASRLGVFVTGDISTGERDETDLETGLDFDTVGITIGADYRITNQFILGGAVGFIDTEAELENDAGDLDTQGVSLSLFGTYYSPQNYFVDFSATVGKNDFDQKRSIVYTLGGLADVSQELKADYDGDTVSLFIGSGYDFNRGAWSFGPRADLEYIKSDVDGFTEEVSDPTADGGGWATRVEDTDQRWLTLNLGGKVSYTHSADWGVLIPYARLDWLHEFEDDSQVITAHFIEDPAGMGIEIQTDDPDRDYLRLRFGTSAQFQNGVVGFIDFGTILAHSEWSAHTISAGLRMEF, encoded by the coding sequence ATGGTATACTGCGGGAAGACCACTCAGCCATTGAGGCTGATATCTAAATCACTGCTCTATTTATCTGCCCTTCTGCTCGCACTTAACTCCATGAGTGCCTTTGCTGTATACGATGTATCACCAACCTCAACCGATTTCGGTACTGTTACCGTTGGCAGTAGCAGTGGAGCATCGACTGTAACATTCACCAGTTTCAATACATCAGGCCTTATTTCATTTAGCTCGATATCTGCAAGCGGAAGCTACAGCATCACCAATAATTGCCCGATGATAATCAATGGTCTCTCTTTGGGTCCTGGTGCATCCTGTACAGTCAATGTAGTGTTTACACCACAGGTCAGTGGCGCCCACAATGGTCAATTGACCTTTGTGGGAAGTGATGAAGGAATTGATTTTACTGCCCAGGTAGCACTCTCTGGCATTGGAGTGGCAAATCAGTTTGGCAGCCTGTCTTTTTCACCCAGCACACTGAATTTTGGATCAACTACCGTAGACAGTACCAGCAGTTCTGTTCCCGTGATACTCACCAATACGGGTAACGCATCGGTGAGTATCAATACAATCACCACAACAGCTCCATTTGCACAAAGCAACGATTGTCCCTCACAGCTGAGTGCAAATAGTAATTGCACCATTATGGTCAGTGCGACGCCCACAACAACGGGAACAGTCTCTGAGTCGTTGACAGTCGACGCAACCGGCCCACAAGGAGCAATCCTGGAAAGCATAGCCCTCAACGTAGAGGGTATTGCACCTGATCTCGTGGTTTCCGATACAACCTTATCATTTCCTGACTCGACGGTTGACACCTCGAGTCAGCCCCTGGTGGTAACGGTGACAAATCAGGGTACTGCGTCCCTCATGGTCAACTCGATTACCACCGAGGGTGATTTCAGCCAGACAAACGATTGCGGAACAGAGATCGCTGCCGGCAGCAGCTGTGACATCCAGGTTGTATTCACACCGCAATCCACTGGAGCGGCATCTGGTGCCTTGAACATCGACACCAGTGACGGTCTATCAAGAATCGTTCTGTCGGGCAGTGCCGATGCCGCACCCAGCACCAATCCGGTTGCCGATCTTCTCAGACCCTTCAGCGGTGACAACCCGAATATTCTGTCATTGATTGATGTGATCGCCGAAGCCTGTCCCAGCGGCAGACTCAGCGATCGACTGCAGGAAGATTGTAATGCGGTCGTCGGTGCGGCGATCGATGGCGATAGCAACACCCAAGTGGCGCTGTTTCAAGTGAGTCCGGAAACGGCAACCAAGGCCAATACCACATCCCGCCAAGGCGGCGAGACCCAGATACGCAATCTGGGGACACGTATCTCCGCCCTGCGCGCCGGTGCCAGGGGCCTCTCGTTCAAGGGGCTCGATCTGCAGATCGATGATCAGAATCTACCCATTGAAATGATTGCAAAGGCATACCAGGACGCGGGGCGTCGCGGTGGTGGAGCCAGTGCGGATAATCAGTTACTGGCATCGAGACTGGGTGTCTTCGTGACCGGTGATATCTCTACCGGCGAACGGGATGAGACCGATCTTGAAACCGGTCTGGATTTCGATACCGTCGGTATCACCATCGGTGCGGACTACAGGATCACCAACCAGTTTATTCTCGGTGGTGCGGTAGGTTTCATCGACACCGAAGCCGAACTGGAGAACGATGCCGGCGACCTGGATACCCAGGGAGTCAGCCTGAGCCTGTTCGGCACCTATTACAGTCCGCAGAACTATTTTGTCGATTTCTCCGCCACCGTTGGTAAGAATGACTTCGACCAGAAACGGAGCATCGTCTACACCTTGGGCGGCCTGGCGGACGTCAGTCAGGAACTCAAAGCGGACTATGACGGTGACACGGTCAGCCTGTTCATCGGTTCCGGCTACGATTTCAATCGTGGCGCCTGGTCCTTTGGACCCCGTGCCGATCTGGAGTATATCAAGTCCGATGTCGACGGATTTACCGAGGAGGTTTCCGATCCCACAGCCGACGGTGGTGGTTGGGCGACCCGTGTGGAGGATACCGATCAACGTTGGCTGACCCTCAACCTGGGCGGCAAGGTCTCCTACACGCATAGCGCTGACTGGGGCGTCCTTATCCCTTATGCGAGGCTCGATTGGCTGCATGAGTTCGAGGATGATTCTCAGGTCATCACGGCGCATTTTATCGAGGATCCGGCCGGCATGGGGATCGAAATTCAGACCGATGATCCCGACCGGGATTACCTGCGCCTGCGCTTTGGCACATCGGCCCAATTCCAGAACGGTGTGGTCGGCTTTATCGATTTCGGCACCATCCTCGCCCATAGCGAGTGGAGTGCCCATACCATCAGTGCGGGACTGCGTATGGAATTTTAG